A part of Paenibacillus sp. 481 genomic DNA contains:
- a CDS encoding type II toxin-antitoxin system RelE family toxin, whose product MNYEIKFYKEAIKNIRKLDKATRNRILDHLHILSENPRSPELDIKKMQGIENHFRLRVGSYRVVYSIFKDQLIIVVIKVGSRGDVYN is encoded by the coding sequence ATGAATTACGAAATTAAATTTTACAAGGAAGCAATAAAAAATATTCGTAAATTAGATAAGGCTACACGAAATCGGATTCTCGATCACCTTCATATCCTCTCGGAAAATCCAAGAAGTCCTGAACTAGATATCAAAAAAATGCAAGGCATTGAAAATCATTTTCGTCTTAGAGTTGGTTCATATAGAGTTGTTTACTCTATTTTTAAGGATCAATTAATTATTGTCGTAATCAAGGTTGGTTCACGCGGCGATGTTTACAATTAA
- a CDS encoding lipoprotein BA_5634 family protein, whose protein sequence is MRNTTWGKFTAIALLILTIGTGCSAVDNLLGRNNALILYGTEQKINEAVSTIPAKSIKENVSYEGKINGNDENRTLFITKATAEALVKQGAIKQVEVSKNSRLHALPEQTLPLLFARSEKTSVKTGDSKLKVTYGGNIVIGEGRSYIDEIVVMNQADWEQEHAQTSKFNVVHVNKDPDTLLPQLIKIVNGVQMFRIEK, encoded by the coding sequence ATGAGAAACACAACATGGGGAAAATTCACGGCGATTGCCTTACTTATTTTAACGATAGGAACAGGCTGCTCCGCAGTTGATAATTTATTAGGTCGAAACAACGCGTTAATTTTGTACGGGACAGAACAAAAGATAAATGAAGCCGTCAGCACTATCCCTGCAAAGTCAATTAAGGAAAACGTGAGCTACGAGGGAAAAATCAACGGCAACGACGAAAATCGCACCCTGTTCATTACAAAAGCGACTGCCGAAGCACTCGTGAAGCAAGGCGCTATTAAGCAAGTTGAAGTTAGCAAAAACAGTCGCTTGCACGCACTTCCTGAACAAACTCTGCCCCTGCTGTTTGCTAGAAGCGAAAAAACGTCCGTTAAGACCGGGGATTCAAAGCTGAAAGTGACGTATGGCGGCAATATCGTCATCGGTGAAGGCCGCTCCTATATCGATGAAATTGTCGTTATGAATCAAGCGGATTGGGAACAAGAACACGCGCAGACATCGAAATTCAATGTCGTACATGTAAACAAAGATCCCGACACTCTACTTCCTCAGCTTATTAAAATCGTAAATGGAGTGCAAATGTTCCGGATTGAAAAATAA